From the genome of Azospirillum brasilense, one region includes:
- the lspA gene encoding signal peptidase II — protein sequence MSSLSTSGSRSYTVFGLSVAALVVVLDQLTKWWILDVVMQPYPRVVEVTPFFNLVLAWNTGVSFGTFGSSHAWMPYVLAAVAFAIVVALLLWLRQADRRYLALALGMVIGGAIGNVIDRFLYGAVADFLDFHIGGWHFWAFNVADSGISVGVALLVLDGLFAGREKS from the coding sequence ATGAGCAGCCTCTCCACGTCCGGCAGCCGCAGCTACACGGTCTTCGGCCTGTCCGTCGCCGCGCTGGTGGTGGTCCTCGACCAGCTCACCAAATGGTGGATCCTCGACGTGGTCATGCAGCCCTATCCACGGGTCGTCGAGGTCACGCCTTTCTTCAATCTCGTGCTGGCCTGGAACACCGGGGTCAGCTTCGGCACCTTCGGCAGCTCCCACGCCTGGATGCCCTACGTGCTGGCCGCGGTGGCCTTCGCCATCGTCGTGGCGCTGCTGCTCTGGCTGCGCCAGGCCGACCGGCGCTACCTCGCGCTGGCGCTGGGGATGGTCATCGGCGGGGCCATCGGCAACGTGATCGACCGCTTCCTCTACGGGGCCGTCGCCGATTTCCTCGATTTCCACATCGGGGGGTGGCATTTCTGGGCCTTCAACGTGGCAGACAGCGGAATCAGCGTCGGCGTGGCGCTTCTCGTGCTGGATGGGCTGTTCGCGGGCCGCGAAAAGTCGTAA
- a CDS encoding DUF3035 domain-containing protein: MLSFASSIARRSTRSLGRGPLLGLALVALALTGCTDVRRSIGLDRTSPDEFTVVSRAPLTMPPSLARLPEPRPGAARPQDATSAAVAAASVFGGSSRATAAGGRTAAGTAGESALIAQAGAKSGIEPGIRNKVDQETTQLVVADKSWIDSLLFWQTQEQPYEVVDPKKENQRLREAQATGKALNDGTVPTIERKRRAPLEGLF, encoded by the coding sequence ATGCTTTCCTTCGCCTCCTCCATCGCGCGGCGCTCCACCCGTTCCCTGGGGCGGGGTCCGCTGCTGGGCTTGGCGCTCGTCGCGCTGGCGCTCACCGGATGCACCGACGTCCGCCGCTCCATCGGCCTCGACCGCACGAGCCCGGACGAGTTCACGGTCGTGTCCCGCGCGCCGCTGACCATGCCGCCGAGCCTCGCCCGCCTGCCGGAGCCGCGCCCCGGCGCGGCGCGCCCGCAGGACGCCACGTCGGCCGCGGTGGCCGCCGCCTCAGTCTTCGGCGGCTCCTCGCGCGCCACCGCCGCGGGCGGCCGGACGGCTGCCGGTACCGCCGGCGAGTCGGCCCTGATCGCCCAGGCCGGCGCCAAGAGCGGCATCGAGCCGGGGATCCGCAACAAGGTCGACCAGGAGACGACCCAGCTCGTCGTCGCCGACAAGAGCTGGATCGACTCCCTGCTGTTCTGGCAGACGCAGGAGCAGCCCTACGAGGTCGTCGATCCGAAGAAGGAAAACCAGCGCCTGCGCGAGGCCCAGGCCACCGGCAAGGCGCTGAACGACGGCACCGTCCCGACCATCGAACGCAAGCGCCGGGCGCCGTTGGAAGGGCTGTTCTAA
- the ileS gene encoding isoleucine--tRNA ligase, whose product MTRDYKSTVFLPRTDFPMRGGLPTKEPELLKRWEDMGLFQRLRETAKGREKFVLHDGPPYANGNIHIGHAVNKVLKDVIVRSRQMQGFDSNYVPGWDCHGLPIEWKIEEKYRAEGKDKDEVPLNQFRAECRQFAQKWVDIQAGEFRRLGVEGNWADPYLTMTLPAEAQIVREIHKFAMNGGLYKGAKPVMWSVVEKTALAEAEIEYHDHTSTTVFARFAIWGSPAPEVDDANIVIWTTTPWTLPGNRAIAFGDEIEYATYKVLAVEEGSLAEVGERLVVATALAESVFKETKIKDARLLHRFPGSRLAGGYCHHPLTRSGYDFKVPLLAGDFVTTDAGTGFVHIAPGHGEDDFHLGQANGIEVPQTVGEDGRYYDHVPLFAGLRVYTAEGKPGEANGAVLKAFQEVGALLAKGRVKHSYPHSWRSKAPLIFRTTPQWFISMETNDLRKTALQAISDTTWFPAQGENRIRAMIEQRPDWCISRQRAWGVPIALFVRKDNGAILRDAEVFNRIADIFEKEGSDAWFARPAQDFLGNAYRADDYEQVKDIVDVWFESGSTHAFVLEQRPELKWPASLYLEGSDQHRGWFHSSLLESCGTRGRAPYDAVLTHGFTLDEQGRKMSKSLGNVVAPQEVCDKYGADILRLWVVSTDYTEDQRIGPEIIKYQADHYRRLRNTLRYILGALADYTPAERIAVAEMPELERWVLHRLSELDALIRAKIEAYDFHDLSVAIHNFCAVELSAFYFDVRKDSLYCDAPGSVRRRAVRTVMEHLLSTLTAWLAPILCFTAEEAWLARPEGLTGTEGWSEESVHLRVFPAIPAEWRNDDLAAKWESIRTVRRTVTGALELERANKKIGSSLQANPTVFVDAATKALLDGVDFAEICITSQITVAEGTAPEGAFVLPDVAGIAVVPGLAEGGKCERCWKILPEVGTNAAHPTLCLRCAEAVDADPAF is encoded by the coding sequence ATGACCCGCGACTACAAGTCCACCGTCTTCCTGCCCCGCACCGACTTCCCCATGCGCGGCGGCCTGCCCACCAAGGAGCCGGAGCTGCTGAAGCGCTGGGAGGACATGGGCCTCTTCCAGCGGCTGCGCGAGACGGCCAAGGGCCGCGAGAAGTTCGTCCTGCACGACGGCCCGCCCTACGCCAACGGCAACATCCACATCGGCCACGCCGTCAACAAGGTGCTGAAGGACGTCATCGTCCGCTCGCGCCAGATGCAGGGCTTCGACTCCAACTACGTCCCCGGCTGGGACTGCCACGGCCTGCCCATCGAGTGGAAGATCGAGGAGAAGTACCGCGCCGAGGGCAAGGACAAGGACGAGGTTCCGCTCAACCAGTTCCGCGCCGAGTGCCGCCAGTTCGCCCAGAAGTGGGTGGACATCCAGGCCGGCGAGTTCCGCCGCCTGGGCGTCGAGGGCAACTGGGCCGACCCGTACCTGACCATGACTCTGCCCGCCGAGGCGCAGATCGTCCGCGAGATCCACAAGTTCGCCATGAACGGCGGCCTCTACAAGGGCGCCAAGCCGGTCATGTGGTCGGTGGTGGAGAAGACCGCGCTGGCTGAGGCGGAGATCGAGTACCACGACCACACCTCGACCACCGTCTTCGCGCGCTTCGCCATCTGGGGCTCGCCGGCGCCGGAGGTCGACGACGCCAACATCGTCATCTGGACGACCACGCCCTGGACCCTGCCGGGCAACCGCGCCATCGCCTTCGGCGACGAGATCGAATACGCGACCTACAAGGTGCTGGCGGTCGAGGAGGGCAGCCTCGCCGAGGTCGGTGAGCGGCTGGTCGTCGCCACCGCGCTGGCCGAGAGCGTCTTCAAGGAAACCAAGATCAAGGACGCGCGGCTGCTGCACCGCTTCCCCGGCTCGCGTCTGGCCGGCGGCTACTGCCACCACCCGCTGACCCGCAGCGGCTACGACTTCAAGGTGCCGCTGCTGGCCGGCGACTTCGTGACGACCGACGCCGGCACCGGCTTCGTCCACATCGCGCCGGGTCACGGCGAAGACGACTTCCATCTCGGTCAGGCCAACGGCATCGAGGTGCCGCAGACGGTCGGCGAGGACGGCCGCTACTACGACCACGTCCCGCTGTTCGCCGGACTGCGCGTCTACACCGCCGAAGGCAAGCCGGGCGAGGCCAACGGCGCCGTTCTGAAGGCCTTCCAGGAGGTCGGGGCGCTGCTCGCCAAGGGCCGCGTCAAGCACAGCTACCCGCACAGCTGGCGCTCGAAGGCCCCGCTGATCTTCCGCACCACGCCGCAGTGGTTCATCTCCATGGAGACGAACGACCTGCGCAAGACCGCGCTGCAGGCGATCTCCGACACGACGTGGTTCCCGGCTCAGGGTGAGAACCGCATCCGCGCGATGATCGAACAGCGCCCGGACTGGTGCATCAGCCGCCAGCGCGCCTGGGGCGTGCCGATCGCCCTGTTCGTCCGCAAGGACAACGGCGCGATCCTGCGCGACGCCGAGGTGTTCAACCGCATCGCCGACATCTTCGAGAAGGAAGGCAGCGACGCGTGGTTCGCCCGCCCGGCGCAGGACTTCCTCGGCAACGCCTACCGCGCCGACGATTACGAGCAGGTCAAGGACATCGTCGACGTGTGGTTCGAGTCCGGCTCGACCCACGCCTTCGTGCTGGAGCAGCGGCCGGAGCTGAAGTGGCCGGCCTCCCTCTATCTTGAGGGCTCCGACCAGCACCGCGGCTGGTTCCACTCCTCCCTGCTGGAAAGCTGCGGCACGCGCGGCCGGGCGCCCTATGACGCGGTGCTGACGCACGGCTTCACGCTCGACGAGCAGGGCCGCAAGATGTCCAAGTCGCTGGGCAACGTGGTCGCCCCGCAGGAGGTCTGCGACAAGTACGGCGCCGACATCCTGCGCCTCTGGGTGGTCAGCACCGACTACACCGAGGACCAGCGCATCGGGCCGGAGATCATCAAGTATCAGGCCGACCACTACCGCCGCCTGCGCAACACGCTGCGCTACATCCTCGGCGCGCTGGCCGACTACACCCCGGCCGAGCGCATCGCCGTCGCGGAGATGCCGGAGCTGGAGCGCTGGGTCCTGCACCGCCTGTCGGAGTTGGACGCGCTGATCCGCGCCAAGATCGAGGCCTACGACTTCCACGACCTGTCGGTGGCGATCCACAATTTCTGCGCTGTGGAGCTGTCGGCCTTCTACTTCGACGTCCGCAAGGACAGCCTCTACTGCGACGCGCCGGGCTCGGTGCGCCGCCGTGCGGTCCGCACGGTGATGGAGCATCTGCTCTCCACCCTGACCGCGTGGCTGGCCCCGATCCTCTGCTTCACCGCGGAGGAGGCGTGGCTGGCCCGGCCCGAGGGACTGACCGGCACCGAGGGCTGGAGCGAGGAGAGCGTCCATCTGCGTGTCTTCCCGGCCATCCCGGCGGAGTGGCGCAACGACGATCTCGCCGCCAAGTGGGAGTCCATCCGCACCGTCCGCCGCACCGTCACCGGGGCGCTGGAGCTGGAGCGGGCCAACAAGAAGATCGGCTCGTCCCTGCAGGCCAACCCGACCGTCTTCGTGGACGCGGCGACCAAGGCATTGCTCGACGGCGTGGACTTCGCCGAGATCTGCATCACCTCGCAGATCACCGTGGCGGAGGGCACGGCGCCTGAGGGCGCGTTCGTCCTGCCCGACGTGGCCGGCATCGCGGTGGTGCCCGGACTCGCCGAAGGGGGCAAGTGCGAGCGCTGCTGGAAGATCCTTCCGGAGGTCGGCACGAACGCCGCACACCCGACGCTGTGCCTCCGTTGCGCCGAAGCCGTGGACGCGGACCCGGCGTTCTAA